The sequence GCTGTGGGTGATATTGGCCCTGTCCTGCCTGCTGTGGACCCTGATCCTGGAGCGGCTGGATTTCCTCCGCCGCCTGTGGCCGCGGCTGCATTGCCGTATCCTGCAAAACTGGCGGCCGCCGATGAAGCCTGCGGTGGCGGAGCGCAAGCGTCAGGCGGTGCTGCTGCAGGCCGAGGTGCGGCTGGCGGCCCCCCTGGTGCTGATCGACGCCCTGACCCAGGCGCTGCCGCTTTTGGGGCTGCTGGGCACGGTCACCGGCATGATCAAGGTCTTCGACGTTCTCACCGTGTTCGGTACCGCCAACGCCCGCGCCATGGCGGCGGGCATTTCCGAGGCCCTGATCACCACCCTGGCGGGGCTGGTGACCGCGCTTTCCGGACTGTGGCTTGCCAGCTATCTGCGGCAGCGGGCCCGCGCTGAACGCGACCGCCTGGCCCTGGAACTGAGCGGGGAGGACTGAGCCGTGCCGCGCCAGCGTTTCGAGCCGCCCGCGCCCCCGAGCCTCAACATCACCCCCCTGATCGACATGGTGTTCATCCTGTTGATCTTCTTCGCCGTCAACGCCTCCTTCACCAAGGAGGCCGGGGTCGAGGTGGAGCGGCCGGCGGCCAGCACTGCGGTGGTCCAGGAACACGCTACCCTGTTTATCGCCGTCACCGCCGACGGCCGGGTGTGGATCGAGAAGAAAGTGGTCGATCCCCGCGACGTCCAGTCCCACGTGGCCCGCCTCCTGGCCGAGAACCCCAAGGCCGGGGTGGTGATTCTGGCCGACAAGCGCGCCCCCACCGGGGTGGTGCTGGAAGCGCTCGACGCCGCCCGCCTGGCCGGGGCCGAGCACGTGGCGGTGGCGGCGACGGTCAAGCCGTGAAGTCAATCCTGCAGCGTTTCCAGAACCGCCTTGGGATTGCGTTCGATCAGCTGCAACAGCACCCGTGCGGCGCCGCGAGGTTGGCGGCGGCCCTGTTCCCAGTGACGCAAGG comes from Methylomarinovum caldicuralii and encodes:
- a CDS encoding ExbD/TolR family protein yields the protein MPRQRFEPPAPPSLNITPLIDMVFILLIFFAVNASFTKEAGVEVERPAASTAVVQEHATLFIAVTADGRVWIEKKVVDPRDVQSHVARLLAENPKAGVVILADKRAPTGVVLEALDAARLAGAEHVAVAATVKP
- a CDS encoding MotA/TolQ/ExbB proton channel family protein, yielding MADGLWTLFDRGGSLLWVILALSCLLWTLILERLDFLRRLWPRLHCRILQNWRPPMKPAVAERKRQAVLLQAEVRLAAPLVLIDALTQALPLLGLLGTVTGMIKVFDVLTVFGTANARAMAAGISEALITTLAGLVTALSGLWLASYLRQRARAERDRLALELSGED